Sequence from the Candoia aspera isolate rCanAsp1 chromosome 7, rCanAsp1.hap2, whole genome shotgun sequence genome:
TAGCAaaaatttcagttcagttcataaaAAGCCGCTCTTTTTTTTGTTAAACACAGCAAGGGTTtcatcaaaaaagaagaaaatagaaaaactgTGAACGAAAAGCCAAGGGATTGATTCAATGCTGGCAgtgcaccaaaaacaaaacaaaacaaggaaatcaCAAGGAAGAATTTTCTTCTTGCAGTTCTATACTCATTTCCATGTAGAGGATGAGAAAAGGAAAGTAAGAGTGGCTTGGGGGAAGCCTAAGGAGCTAatgatacctttttaaaaaggaaaataatctaCCTAAAAACCGAGTCAATTTGCTTAGATTAGTATTTGACAAAattacatttattacattttcttaTATTATAGCTTGAAGAACAATTCCTATCCCTTTTTCATAAGCAAGAGAGGGCATGCCCATGCCTTTTTTAAGTCTCCCAAGTTAACCACATTGCCAAACAGAATTCTTTTCCTGAAAAGATtgaaatcactttaaaaaaaaaacctaggaaaAGGGTGCTTTTAAATGTGGGCCAGAACTCTGCCACAAGTGATGCatgcaaaacaaagaataatTATAATGGAACCAAAATGATCAACTTAGTAGTGACATTGGTGCACATAATTTACATAGTACAATTCAAAGTACAGATCGTTGCTCCAAGGGTCACTGCATCTAGAATTAACCAAAGAGAAACAAAAGTAAAAGGATtggtaagaagaagaagaagatgcccTTATTGCAGTTGCATACAGCATATTACATTTAGGAAAtaccttctgctgctgctgcacgcATCTAAAAGAATGCTAGATAATTCCTATCGACCGTTTACAAATATGTCTTATCTGTCACACTCTCAACCACAAGGGAGCACTCTTTCCCTTAATAGTCTGTATAGCACTtttgtgcacacacatgcacatgctcaCACACAGCACATCACAACTTGTCAGATGCAGTTTAAGTCTGCAAACTTCTATGAACGGACTGAGGCAATTATTTAGAACAGCGGAAGCCGCAAAGTCTGCCCTTGCTCTTTGGATTTCAATAAAGAAAGCCCTTGGCTAATTTTTTCAACTGACAAGGAGATCCTTGATTCTTGATGAGAAAGAGGTGGAGCTTTGGCAATTCTTGGCAAATGCCTGCAAACTTTTCAAGTTACCCATCCTTTTGGAGGCAGGTAATATCAAAGGGCACTATGGATTACAATATGTGACGAGTGTTTACAGCCTAGAAGATTATTTATGTTTGGTTTTACCTGTATAGTCACACATCCAAGCTTGGAGAAAAGGAACACAGGAACCCTCTCATTATCTTTTGAAATATGAAGATCAGAGGAAAACCTGGGTTTAAAGGGTGGAGTGATGGTTCTAGAAGCCTGCTTATAAATTAGAAGGCATCCTGCTTCACTAATAACAGATCGAGGAACAGAACTGATATTCGGATAGAAGACTGGAATTTCAGGGTCATTGTTACTGCCACGGACCTTAAGCCAATGCCTACTGCTCCGATCACCACGAAGTCAAACTATATTGTGGAGCAGAACATCTGGCTCATGTGATCTCTCCCCCAATGGATAAATTCCAAAAAGCTTACTCTGGAATTTGATACTGAATTGCTTCAAGATGGGAAGTAAGAAAGATGATGGGCTCTTGAACAGGATCTCATGTTCAGGACCAGCATCCCTAGGAAGCAGTCATGTTACTAGTTCTCATGGTTTACCACTCCAGGAACCATTTGGCATCCCCTTTCCTTTTGGACAAACATACTGGGACCACCAACCTTACAATGGATATTCAGGAAGATTCTCTTATCTACCCTTTTCTGGGTATGTAGGAGTCTATGACTACTCGTTTGAGCCTGCTTTCATTCGGAAGAGGAATGAGAGGGAAAGGCAGAGGGTTCGTTGTGTAAATGAGGGCTATGCACGCCTCCGAGACCATCTTCCCAAAGAGTTTGCTGAGAAGCGTCTCAGCAAAGTGGAGACTTTGAGAGCTGCCATAACTTACATCAAACACCTTCAGAATTTACTGGAGTATCATCCTTTAGGAGCAAAGACAGCCATTCCAGCTACAGAGGCACCAGCAGCTTCTGGTCCTAGTTTAAGAAGGGAATGCAACAGTGATGGTGAATCTAAAACTTCATTAGCTTCATCTCCTTACAGTGAGTTTGAGGAAGTTTGTAGTTAGGAAAACATGACCTTTGGAAATAAACAACCTCAAGACCatctctcccattttttttttaataagccgAACAATTTCTAGATTTGTGTGGATCACCTGGAGGACAAAAATTCATCTCTagcaaaaagggggaaatggtATCTGAGAAGACTGTTTCCAGTATAATTCATTCTTGGCAACCTTCGGGGGTTTatgtaagaaaaatataacattcTTCTTAATATTTCCTTATTTATGTTATTGAGCATGTTATGACTGAAATAGCTTTTCTAAAAATGGAAACATTATTGACTTGTGAtctttgttttggtttggtttaaagGCAACAATAAAACCAGATGTGTTTTTCTACCTGTCTTGTAATAATGCTCTGCTTCTTATTAAGATACCCTGTATATGGTTTAGTGGACACTAGACAAATACTGCTGTAATTATGAATAATAATTAGCAGAGCATTACCTCTAAACAAAGTGACCCTTGAACACCAAAAAATAAAGTATGCTTACACCCCAGATAAATTTTTGAAAATTGGGATTTAAGTCACAATTATCTTGATTTTAATGGGGTTTATATTAACTTGTGCTGAAATTGTTTAACTGCTTACAATGAGATTACTCTCTTCACATTTGAAGGTTTACATTTAGGATGTGCTAGGTTTGAAAAATGTgaacaaaacttcattttttctcaATATGTGATTTCAGTGTGTCAGATAATGACTAAAATTAATGAAATGTGTTtagtcataatttcatttttaggtAGCTCTAATAGAAGAATGAAACACAATTTCTTCTGATGTTATTGTCTTGCTTATTAATAACCAACTTATATGTGCATATTAACTCAATTACTATAGCATTCGGGTGatgacctgtgtgtgtgtgtgtaagttccATGTGTATACACACTGATGTGTCAAAGtggaagaagcaaaataaatacagGCACATTCTAAATAATGGGTAATCTTCAAAATGCGAAGAtgatgaaaaatatggaaaaagaagCTATTGATACATGGTTTCAGTGTGATGAGGAAGGGAAACGAAGTAGATGAATCTAGAAAAAAGATTCGGATGAAGTTTGCACTTATCCCCAGATATGAACCCAGtataattgatttgatttggaggaCAGGCACAAACTCACTGATCAAGTGAGAGGAATCTGAGTCTGCATTAAAAAAGGGAGAAGAGGCATTGCTCCATGCATTGCCATCCCTGTGAATTAACTCCTTTGCAAACCTAGCCAAATGGCACAgtaacaaaggaacttcatttaaaaataagccaGATCATTAGTCCATCAAGTCTACATATTTATCATGATAATCCCCCCACCCTCATTCATGTGTTACTTTGCCTGTAGAGCATTCATGCATTGAAGTGCCACTGAAGAAAGAGTGGTCCTAGTATCACATCTTTGGGCTGATCACATCCCACCCAGCTATTGGTAAAGGAAACTCAAACATGAGAACTGTCTCCTGCACACGGATGTAACTTTTGAGATGTTTACACCTACATACATGCTGAAAACAGGACTAATCAAGGGGTGTCCCTTAGAGTCTAAGGGATGGAGAAGAGCATAAAGCTGTAGCTCCTTCGATACAAGAAGGTCCTACCCATGATTCAAAGGGATGGATTTGCTTACAGGGAAAAAATTCTGATCCGTCATATTTTAACTCCAAGGATGTGGAATTAAAACTTTGAGAAAGGAGTGTCAAATCAAACTGTGGGTGGAAAGAGGTTGCATTTATCTTCTAAATTTTGTGAAGTGATTAAGAACTCTGTTCTTTGGACCCAGGGTATGCATTCTATGGTATGTGGGGATTTTCAAGTTTTTAGAAGCTCAACTCATATCAGTCTTGGGTTTTTGGGAGAGAGGAAAATACTATACATTCCTCACACATCTTGGATCGGTTGTGTGATCACTGATATTATCCAGTGATTTGTCCAGGTCTGGAATAGCCAGGGAAGCCTGTATCTTTGAAACAGCTCCATGCTGCtgcaaaaacacttttttttgttaaaaaaataaaagagacttCAGTCACAttataatattttgaaaataaatccatcctcagccaccTCCACCACAGGTTCTTTGCAGGAGAGGATGAATACTGATTGAATTTGATTTTGGCTAATGTTTGTCCTGTCCTGCCATGAAACCACTGCAACAAAATACCTAAATTCATTCCCAGCAGGATTCAtgctggaattatttttaatccttATAATGAATAGCATGTGAATAGGATTCCTATTATTCTTACAATAAGAGTAATTAAATAGCAGCCGAAGGATAAATTTTGATCACTATTCACATGCGTTAAATGGATGTGGAGTCTAATTTATATTCATGATTCTAATTGGATGTGGATTCTAATTGGATGTGGATTCTAATTTAAGTTCATGGTTAAATAGTTGCTATTAGGGGTAATATGATCTACATGGCACACAGCAAGCTTGTGTGTGTAATATGAGttgcttttttcatttaaaagcagAGTTCAAAAAGTATTATCTATGACTAATGTACATTTAAATACAGAAACACAACAGGAATGCTGTGAAATGAAATTGGTAGTAAAGTACTGTGTAGATGACAAGCTTTAAACACGCTTTAAACAAGTGTAATTATAATATATATCACTATTAGCAGTAAAAGAGACTGGAGCAAACTGCTAAATATAGTGAGATGGATCCAAATTTAGGCATGTGCAACTGAGCGGGCTAGAGAAGATTAGTTTGATCTTTTCCCCGAACATTATATTCAGTGTTTCAGAGAGTCTGCTAAGAATGGGCTATCATTttggaggaagctggattcttctAAAACAAGTGGAGTCATATGTTCTGTCCAGAGCTTTGCTAAGTGAATAATGCACCCACCTGATTATTGGGATCTCCCTTTGCTTCCATTCAACAATCTAGCCCATTTGCAGAGCCTTTGACTCTTTGTCATAGTATTTGAGAACGTGTTGGCAGGGTAAAGCTACCATAAGAAACAGTGGGGCAAGGAAACCTGCTTTAGCTTGCTATAACTTCTTTATATTAGATCCATCTTAATGGCTGTCAAAACTCTTGAAAATGGGTAAGTGGAGATATCACTCACCTAGAGCTTGGTCTATGTTTTTGA
This genomic interval carries:
- the ASCL4 gene encoding achaete-scute homolog 4 codes for the protein MGSKKDDGLLNRISCSGPASLGSSHVTSSHGLPLQEPFGIPFPFGQTYWDHQPYNGYSGRFSYLPFSGYVGVYDYSFEPAFIRKRNERERQRVRCVNEGYARLRDHLPKEFAEKRLSKVETLRAAITYIKHLQNLLEYHPLGAKTAIPATEAPAASGPSLRRECNSDGESKTSLASSPYSEFEEVCS